From the Montipora capricornis isolate CH-2021 chromosome 2, ASM3666992v2, whole genome shotgun sequence genome, one window contains:
- the LOC138038288 gene encoding uncharacterized protein, with product MLLIVGPPGFGKTAVAIAVGHMIKGQGKDIVYISLRTVTSVEVAAKKMLEVVGIPLARAPILQVQQYLTSLLKQTVLILDNAEDLQKEDGASFNTFLVAISNEATNVLILVTSRILLSKLDYHITPVEYPLKPLTEEQSVLFLNNEGIPDQQATRFSWHKVCGGVPLLLKITASFLKSETIDPVELHRSLHECKDEFLRGKNPEIQELHRRLEVFYDYLPSDVKKALSYLATFPTVFTKAEAREVLFKEVNPLDFDFSLSALESHSLVEREEVDGCLQYSLHPLVQAFCVATRGSLCGNEYNMAINLFSQHHLRLLEQLNDDFVSKDCKPAIDKYQLNKTNICHALNASKDGCLKHFGLHISTKTVNFLAKCMNINEFMSIYGNLLNVVKTLPDKRLYSECQFSIGFKQLCFHGYKEAHRTNAITNLQEAHELQKSLGINDECRGQCECKLGLCTFVAGDKKKGISLIARGIGRRKTLAQSRDAGKKEQMLVGAGYSDLAMAMYDSQKYKAAVNIWKNISLVRYRRLLGTHPFTASVLDYLGNAYQKLGCAQEAVRCKKECLQMRCSLLGEDHLDTARAYYGLGCALEVLGSTEEALKNLSKAYRVQTRFHASPQDIKKTKRELARLQEVVRLQKDGMPNHVAAIEELLVNCHVVPSLK from the exons ATGTTATTAATCGTTGGCCCTCCAGGATTTGGGAAGACAGCGGTGGCTATAGCTGTAGGCCACATGATCAAAGGTCAAGGGAAAGACATAGTGTACATTTCTCTTAGAACTGTGACATCTGTGGAAGTTGCAGCCAAGAAAATGCTCGAGGTAGTGGGCATTCCCCTTGCAAGGGCCCCTATCTTGCAAGTGCAGCAATACCTGACGTCACTGTTGAAGCAAACAGTTCTAATTCTTGACAATGCAGAAGACCTGCAAAAGGAAGATGGTGCTTCATTTAATACTTTTTTGGTTGCGATAAGCAATGAGGCAACGAACGTTCTAATTCTTGTGACAAGCAGAATTCTTTTGTCAAAACTGGATTATCACATCACACCAGTTGAATATCCACTGAAACCACTCACTGAGGAACAGTCAGTTCTCTTTCTCAACAATGAAGGTATTCCAGATCAACAGGCCACCCGCTTTTCGTGGCACAAGGTCTGTGGTGGTGTACCCCTACTGCTCAAAATAACAGCATCCTTTTTGAAATCCGAGACAATCGATCCAGTAGAGCTTCACAGAAGCCTGCATGAATGCAAGGATGAATTTCTGAGGGGAAAAAATCCTGAAATCCAAGAGCTCCATAGGCGTCTTGAAGTTTTTTACGACTATTTGCCTTCAGATGTCAAGAAGGCCCTCTCATATTTGGCTACATTTCCAACAGTCTTCACGAAAGCTGAAGCAAGGGAAGTCTTATTCAAAGAGGTGAATCCTCTTGATTTTGATTTCAGCTTGAGTGCACTTGAATCCCATTCACTTGTTGAGCGAGAGGAGGTTGATGGCTGTTTGCAGTACAGTTTACATCCCCTGGTGCAAGCTTTCTGTGTTGCAACACGAGGGAGCCTGTGTGGAAATGAGTACAATATGGCGATAAACCTGTTTTCACAGCATCATCTCAGACTTTTGGAACAACTGAATGATGATTTTGTCTCCAAAGATTGCAAACCTGCAATAGACAAATACCagttaaacaaaacaaacatttgccATGCACTCAATGCCTCAAAAGATGGCTGTTTGAAGCATTTTGGTCTCCACATTTCAACAAAGACCGTCAATTTCCTTGCAAAATGTATGAACATTAATGAATTCATGTCCATTTATGGCAACTTGCTAAATGTTGTCAAAACTCTCCCAGATAAAAGACTTTACAGCGAGTGTCAGTTTTCCATTGGATTCAAACAACTTTGTTTTCATGGTTACAAGGAAGCGCATCGTACAAATGCAATAACTAATCTTCAAGAGGCACATGAACTGCAAAAGTCTCTGGGAATTAATGATGAGTGCCGTGGTCAATGCGAGTGCAAACTTGGCCTTTGCACTTTTGTAGCTGGTGATAAGAAGAAAGGCATCTCACTCATTGCGCGAGGAATTGGTCGGCGGAAAACATTAGCACAGAGCAGAGATGCAGGCAAAAAGGAACAGATGCTTGTGGGGGCTGGATATTCTGACCTTGCAA TGGCCATGTATGACAGTCAGAAATACAAAGCAGCTGTCAACATTTGGAAAAACATCAGTCTCGTCAGGTACCGCAGATTGCTCGGAACACACCCGTTCACCGCCTCTGTACTGGATTACTTGGGGAATGCTTACCAGAAACTCGGTTGTGCTCAGGAAGCAGTGAGATGCAAGAAGGAGTGTCTTCAGATGAGATGCTCCTTGTTAG GTGAAGACCATTTGGACACGGCCAGAGCTTATTATGGTCTAGGTTGTGCTCTTGAAGTCCTGGGTTCTACTGAGGAAGCTTTGAAAAACTTGAGCAAGGCATACAGAGTCCAAACTCGTTTTCATGCTTCCCCGCAAGACATCAAGAAAACGAAACGTGAACTGGCCCGTTTGCAAGAAGTAGTTCGTTTACAAAAAGACGGAATGCCTAATCATGTTGCGGCAATCGAAGAATTGCTAGTTAACTGTCACGTGGTACCCTCGttaaaataa
- the LOC138037693 gene encoding QRFP-like peptide receptor → MGHPTNFSAVSESERHIKLVLYVFTFVLGVTGNSLVLFVLWKKKRKSVNDLLICNLSTSDLALMLLSLPINAFVLSGTTFPTLFCKFISPLMTVTFNVSIFTLTFMAVYRWRVIINSLKPEMRHRYIFAWIAGIWLMGFLLLLPLVIVAERDTTGGCKENWKPQQSRAYTAVLFTLQYILPLLTIAGAYILIARDLGKAKQRQICNAQDRFALEVRRKEDLQIIKMMGLIVVLFAVCILPIQIAWLMSDFGPNEHKGVGDVLLRVADIAAYLHACVNPIVYGTITKYFRREYMRYIKSIFHC, encoded by the coding sequence ATGGGCCACCCAACTAACTTTTCAGCAGTGAGTGAGTCAGAGAGGCATATTAAGTTAGTTCTCTACGTTTTTACATTCGTACTTGGCGTCACAGGAAACTCTCTTGTTCTTTTTGTCCTTTGGAAAAAGAAACGCAAATCAGTGAACGATCTCCTCATCTGCAACTTATCGACATCCGATTTGGCTTTAATGCTGTTGTCTTTACCTATCAACGCCTTTGTCCTGAGCGGTACAACCTTCCCGACTTTGTTCTGCAAgttcatttctcctctaatgaCTGTAACTTTTAATGTCAGCATTTTTACATTGACCTTTATGGCTGTATACCGCTGGCGAGTCATCATCAACTCTCTGAAACCGGAAATGCGTCATAGGTATATCTTCGCGTGGATTGCTGGGATTTGGTTGATGGGGTTTCTGCTTTTACTTCCGCTCGTAATAGTTGCAGAAAGAGATACGACGGGAGGATGCAAAGAGAACTGGAAACCACAGCAAAGTCGCGCTTACACCGCTGTCCTGTTTACACTGCAGTACATCCTACCGCTGCTGACGATCGCTGGAGCTTATATTTTGATAGCCAGGGATTTGGGAAAGGCCAAACAGCGGCAAATCTGCAATGCTCAAGACAGATTTGCTTTGGAAGTGAGACGGAAAGAGGACCTTCAAATCATAAAAATGATGGGCCTGATAGTCGTGTTATTTGCAGTGTGTATTTTGCCAATCCAGATCGCGTGGCTTATGTCGGATTTTGGACCCAATGAGCATAAAGGAGTAGGCGACGTGTTACTGAGGGTGGCTGATATCGCAGCGTATCTGCATGCCTGTGTTAATCCCATAGTGTACGGAACCATAACGAAATACTTTCGCCGCGAATACATGAGATACATCAAGTCCATTTTCCATtgctag
- the LOC138037694 gene encoding uncharacterized protein isoform X1, with product MDEASKERLRRLRIHISRSMNARMVVEGLYAEGILDFDDREEVLAETTTQHKVLKLLDVLPFKGPQAFNAFLKALRTFGYEFLANQIQSEFSGDATGNNERKPTSFGIPKKVPKFIGREDICENILSLLISCGDDATSLISLVAPPGFGKTAVAINMGYTMLEKGKDVLYVSLRSIHSVALAAKNMLGIIGIPEGDDPIRQVKKYLTSLQCDMLLILDNAEDLQVAEEKGIDFFLEEIGQHARNVTTLITSRIPLKKLDFPFLAKHIALKPLDELESFNFLKYQGILDQQAQRFAKPKVCGGVPLLLKLTASFLKSKTIDAIELHRNLQNCPHSFLKIKDPKIQEFFVLLKVFYNHLQPEVKRALASLAAFPTVFTREEAKNVLFCNKDYLEFQILLNTLESHSLVQREGDNNCSQYSLHPLVQAFCKACDENECKGYKTAIRIFSWHYLSLLQQLHVNFITTNCKPVIDKYHANKVNICHALAVSTDDEFLKQYGVNVSTETVNFLAKVMNMDEFMTSYNGFVKVARSLPDKTLYSECLISIGFKQLCYHGYMAACRTDAMKNLQEAHDLQNHLGKGDTECLGHCKCKLGLCTFILGDKRRGISLIAQGIGVRKRLEHCTNAGKMERMLVAGGFSDLAMAMFTSGQYQAAVNIWKNICLVRYDDLLGRHPFTASLLDYMGEAYGKLGFLRKAVDFKEKSLTMRRYLLGDEHLDTARAYYGLGRALGALGSTDDALESLNKARSIQVRVLASQHDIDKTEKEINSLRGRERAESPCRMLQQMQIESRGAFCRDMPSPLTT from the exons ATGGATGAGGCAAGCAAAGAAAGACTACGTAGACTTCGGATCCATATTTCACGAAGTATGAATGCAAGAATGGTAGTTGAAGGGCTCTATGCTGAAGGGATTTTGGACTTCGATGACCGAGAAGAAGTACTTGCTGAGACAACTACTCAGCACAAAGTGTTGAAGCTCTTGGATGTTCTTCCTTTCAAGGGCCCACAAGCATTTAATGCGTTTTTGAAGGCTTTACGTACATTTGGTTACGAGTTTCTGGCGAATCAAATTCAATCTGAATTTTCAG GTGATGCAACTGGGAATAATGAAAGGAAACCAACCTCCTTTGGTATTCCAAAAAAGGTGCCTAAGTTCATTGGAAGGGAAGACATCTGTGAGAATATTTTAAGTTTGCTGATATCCTGTGGTGATGATGCCACCAGCCTTATATCATTAGTTGCTCCACCCGGATTTGGCAAAACAGCTGTTGCTATCAACATGGGGTACACCATGTTGGAAAAGGGAAAAGACGTGCTGTACGTCTCTTTGAGAAGTATACATTCAGTGGCACTTGCAGCAAAGAATATGCTAGGGATAATTGGCATTCCAGAAGGGGATGATCCTATCCGTCAAGTAAAAAAGTACCTAACTTCACTCCAGTGTGACATGTTGCTAATATTAGATAATGCTGAAGATTTGCAAGTAGCAGAGGAAAAAGgcatcgatttcttcttggagGAAATAGGTCAGCATGCAAGAAATGTCACTACACTCATAACAAGTAGgattccattgaaaaagttggATTTTCCATTCTTAGCCAAGCACATTGCCCTAAAACCTTTGGATGAACTGGAGTCATTTAATTTTCTGAAGTATCAAGGCATATTAGATCAACAAGCCCAAAGATTTGCCAAGCCTAAAGTTTGCGGTGGTGTCCCATTGCTGCTTAAATTAACAGCATCATTTTTGAAGAGCAAAACAATTGATGCAATTGAGCTTCATAGAAACCTTCAAAATTGTCCTCATAGTTTCTTGAAGATAAAGGATCCTAAGATTCAGGAATTTTTTGTACTTCTTAAGGTGTTCTACAACCACCTGCAACCAGAAGTGAAGAGAGCTCTTGCCTCACTTGCTGCTTTTCCCACAGTTTTTACCCGAGAAGAAGCGAAGAATGTTCTTTTTTGCAACAAGGATTATCTTGAGTTTCAAATATTGCTTAACACCCTTGAATCACACTCACTTGTTCAACGAGAGGGTGACAACAATTGTTCGCAGTACAGCTTACACCCCTTGGTGCAAGCTTTTTGCAAAGCATGCGATGAGAATGAATGCAAAGGATACAAAACTGCAATCAGGATTTTTTCGTGGCATTATCTTTCACTTCTGCAACAACTGCATGTTAATTTCATCACCACAAACTGCAAACCTGTCATAGACAAATACCATGCGAACAAAGTCAACATCTGCCATGCCCTTGCTGTGTCAACAGATGatgaatttttgaaacaatACGGGGTTAATGTATCAACTGAGACTGTGAATTTCCTGGCAAAAGTCATGAACATGGATGAATTCATGACCTCTTATAATGGATTTGTTAAGGTTGCCAGAAGCCTCCCAGACAAAACATTGTATAGTGAGTGCCTCATATCCATCGGATTTAAACAACTCTGTTACCATGGCTACATGGCTGCTTGCCGCACGGATGCAATGAAGAACCTTCAAGAAGCACATGATCTCCAGAATCATCTAGGAAAAGGTGATACAGAATGCTTGGGTCATTGCAAATGCAAGCTTGGCCTCTGCACTTTTATCTTGGGTGACAAAAGAAGAGGCATCTCGCTTATTGCTCAAGGCATTGGTGTTCGCAAGAGACTTGAGCATTGCACGAATGCAGGGAAAATGGAACGCATGCTTGTGGCTGGGGGATTTTCTGACCTAGCAA TGGCCATGTTTACCAGTGGTCAGTATCAAGCAGCTGTGAACATCTGGAAGAACATTTGTTTGGTCAGGTATGATGATCTGTTGGGCAGACACCCCTTTACAGCATCACTGCTGGATTACATGGGTGAAGCCTATGGGAAACTTGGCTTTCTTCGAAAAGCTGTGGACTTTAAGGAAAAGTCACTTACAATGAGACGTTATCTCCTTG GAGATGAGCACTTGGACACAGCCAGAGCTTATTATGGTCTGGGCCGTGCTCTTGGGGCCCTAGGATCCACCGACGACGCTCTGGAGAGTTTGAACAAAGCTCGCAGTATTCAAGTCCGTGTTCTTGCCTCCCAGCATGATATcgacaaaactgaaaaagaaatcaattccTTACGAGGACGAGAAAGGGCGGAGTCTCCATGCCGCATGCTGCAACAGATGCAGATTGAAAGCCGAGGTGCGTTTTGTCGAGATATGCCTTCACCTCTGACAACATAA
- the LOC138037694 gene encoding uncharacterized protein isoform X2 — protein MDEASKERLRRLRIHISRSMNARMVVEGLYAEGILDFDDREEVLAETTTQHKVLKLLDVLPFKGPQAFNAFLKALRTFGYEFLANQIQSEFSGDATGNNERKPTSFGIPKKVPKFIGREDICENILSLLISCGDDATSLISLVAPPGFGKTAVAINMGYTMLEKGKDVLYVSLRSIHSVALAAKNMLGIIGIPEGDDPIRQVKKYLTSLQCDMLLILDNAEDLQVAEEKGIDFFLEEIGQHARNVTTLITSRIPLKKLDFPFLAKHIALKPLDELESFNFLKYQGILDQQAQRFAKPKVCGGVPLLLKLTASFLKSKTIDAIELHRNLQNCPHSFLKIKDPKIQEFFVLLKVFYNHLQPEVKRALASLAAFPTVFTREEAKNVLFCNKDYLEFQILLNTLESHSLVQREGDNNCSQYSLHPLVQAFCKACDENECKGYKTAIRIFSWHYLSLLQQLHVNFITTNCKPVIDKYHANKVNICHALAVSTDDEFLKQYGVNVSTETVNFLAKVMNMDEFMTSYNGFVKVARSLPDKTLYSECLISIGFKQLCYHGYMAACRTDAMKNLQEAHDLQNHLGKGDTECLGHCKCKLGLCTFILGDKRRGISLIAQGIGVRKRLEHCTNAGKMERMLVAGGFSDLAMAMFTSGQYQAAVNIWKNICLVRYDDLLGRHPFTASLLDYMGEAYGKLGFLRKAVDFKEKSLTMRRYLLGNWR, from the exons ATGGATGAGGCAAGCAAAGAAAGACTACGTAGACTTCGGATCCATATTTCACGAAGTATGAATGCAAGAATGGTAGTTGAAGGGCTCTATGCTGAAGGGATTTTGGACTTCGATGACCGAGAAGAAGTACTTGCTGAGACAACTACTCAGCACAAAGTGTTGAAGCTCTTGGATGTTCTTCCTTTCAAGGGCCCACAAGCATTTAATGCGTTTTTGAAGGCTTTACGTACATTTGGTTACGAGTTTCTGGCGAATCAAATTCAATCTGAATTTTCAG GTGATGCAACTGGGAATAATGAAAGGAAACCAACCTCCTTTGGTATTCCAAAAAAGGTGCCTAAGTTCATTGGAAGGGAAGACATCTGTGAGAATATTTTAAGTTTGCTGATATCCTGTGGTGATGATGCCACCAGCCTTATATCATTAGTTGCTCCACCCGGATTTGGCAAAACAGCTGTTGCTATCAACATGGGGTACACCATGTTGGAAAAGGGAAAAGACGTGCTGTACGTCTCTTTGAGAAGTATACATTCAGTGGCACTTGCAGCAAAGAATATGCTAGGGATAATTGGCATTCCAGAAGGGGATGATCCTATCCGTCAAGTAAAAAAGTACCTAACTTCACTCCAGTGTGACATGTTGCTAATATTAGATAATGCTGAAGATTTGCAAGTAGCAGAGGAAAAAGgcatcgatttcttcttggagGAAATAGGTCAGCATGCAAGAAATGTCACTACACTCATAACAAGTAGgattccattgaaaaagttggATTTTCCATTCTTAGCCAAGCACATTGCCCTAAAACCTTTGGATGAACTGGAGTCATTTAATTTTCTGAAGTATCAAGGCATATTAGATCAACAAGCCCAAAGATTTGCCAAGCCTAAAGTTTGCGGTGGTGTCCCATTGCTGCTTAAATTAACAGCATCATTTTTGAAGAGCAAAACAATTGATGCAATTGAGCTTCATAGAAACCTTCAAAATTGTCCTCATAGTTTCTTGAAGATAAAGGATCCTAAGATTCAGGAATTTTTTGTACTTCTTAAGGTGTTCTACAACCACCTGCAACCAGAAGTGAAGAGAGCTCTTGCCTCACTTGCTGCTTTTCCCACAGTTTTTACCCGAGAAGAAGCGAAGAATGTTCTTTTTTGCAACAAGGATTATCTTGAGTTTCAAATATTGCTTAACACCCTTGAATCACACTCACTTGTTCAACGAGAGGGTGACAACAATTGTTCGCAGTACAGCTTACACCCCTTGGTGCAAGCTTTTTGCAAAGCATGCGATGAGAATGAATGCAAAGGATACAAAACTGCAATCAGGATTTTTTCGTGGCATTATCTTTCACTTCTGCAACAACTGCATGTTAATTTCATCACCACAAACTGCAAACCTGTCATAGACAAATACCATGCGAACAAAGTCAACATCTGCCATGCCCTTGCTGTGTCAACAGATGatgaatttttgaaacaatACGGGGTTAATGTATCAACTGAGACTGTGAATTTCCTGGCAAAAGTCATGAACATGGATGAATTCATGACCTCTTATAATGGATTTGTTAAGGTTGCCAGAAGCCTCCCAGACAAAACATTGTATAGTGAGTGCCTCATATCCATCGGATTTAAACAACTCTGTTACCATGGCTACATGGCTGCTTGCCGCACGGATGCAATGAAGAACCTTCAAGAAGCACATGATCTCCAGAATCATCTAGGAAAAGGTGATACAGAATGCTTGGGTCATTGCAAATGCAAGCTTGGCCTCTGCACTTTTATCTTGGGTGACAAAAGAAGAGGCATCTCGCTTATTGCTCAAGGCATTGGTGTTCGCAAGAGACTTGAGCATTGCACGAATGCAGGGAAAATGGAACGCATGCTTGTGGCTGGGGGATTTTCTGACCTAGCAA TGGCCATGTTTACCAGTGGTCAGTATCAAGCAGCTGTGAACATCTGGAAGAACATTTGTTTGGTCAGGTATGATGATCTGTTGGGCAGACACCCCTTTACAGCATCACTGCTGGATTACATGGGTGAAGCCTATGGGAAACTTGGCTTTCTTCGAAAAGCTGTGGACTTTAAGGAAAAGTCACTTACAATGAGACGTTATCTCCTTGGTAATtg GAGATGA